ATGACGACGAAGACGGAGGGGGAATAACTGGAGGAGGTTCTGTTCGGATGATTCCGCCGAACAACATGGCCGGGTCTTTGTCGAGTCATCATCAACAGCAGCAGCATCAACATCGGAAGAGTTTTCCGCTACCCGTGAAAGTCATTAGAACGACACCGCCTTCGGGGCCTGTTCTGACTACCAGCACAACTACCTCGTCTACGTGGAAGGCAGCCGATGAGATGATTGGCGTGTCGGTGCCTAGAAAAGCTCGGTCAGGTAGAGAGGTGGAAGAGATTAACGAATTTCAGCCTTTTTGTTAGCAAGTATTCTGCTTTTGAAGTGgctgatttgttatttttccttttattttattttgtacagCTTCTACTAAAAGGTCTCATGAATGGGCATCAAGTAGCGGTGCTGTTGGTTTAGTAGGTGGAGAACAGATTCACCGTCAAGCTTCAACTTCGCCGGTGAGAACAGGTGTAGCTGGGATGATAACATTACCGTCTCCGGCTCCAGCCTCTCCATCTTCTTCCAATGCTACTATGAGGGAGAAGATGGTCAGTTTTCTGAATTTTTTGTTCTTCGTTTTTGGCTCTTTTTTTGTTCAATCTAGTGACAAAGATTTGGTTTTTGATGTGAAGGCTAACGGACTAAAGCAAAGGCCACCCAAATCTTCGTCGAAATCCTCATCTTCAGCTCAGGAAGAGATTGAGATGGAGATTGCGGAGGTCTTATATGGTTTGATGAGGCAGCCACAAGTCCCATTGAAGCAAGATACAAATGGGAATGATTCGGTCAAGTTCGATTCACGAGAAGTTAATAAACACAATCTTGATTCTAAATCAAGAGTCTCTTCACCGATCTCCTACTCCCCGTCAACCCTTCCTCAACCATCTTCCAATTTACCTTCAAATTCTAACTCTTCTGCTACTACTATGTCTGCAATTGGTTAGTAACTTTCAGTTTAGAAGAAATAGAAACTTTTGCTTTTCTGAACAATTGGGCGACAGATTTTGATTTGGGTATTGTTGTTGCAGCTCCCAAGAGGAAAAGACCAAGACCGGTGAAGTACGAGGATGAAACTACTGCGGTAGCACCACCTCCTATGTTCTCTGTTTCgaacaattcaatttcatctacAACAACTAAGGTTGAAATTGATCAACCCGCTAAAATTGAAGCTACCTCCCCCAGTTTTGAGAATAATTCAGGATCCTTGGCTGAAAATTATGGTACTTCTTTGATGAATTCTTCTCAAGCTGGACCAGCTTCTGCAGAGCTCGTTCAGGCTGAGCCAAAGAAGGAAGAGAAGAGCAATTTGGTACCAGATTCTAAGCCTTTGACTGAAGAATCTGAGAGTAGAGACGTGGGTATCTGTAAAAAAGAGGAGTCTCAATCGCCAATGAAGGAAACTTTACCTTCTCCTGCTAATAATCCTTCCATCGCTGGTCCCCGATTGGATGATGAGCGTGAGACTGTGACAAAAGCGTGAGCATTGTTTCCTTCTACTCATTCCTCGTTAACTATTTATGGGGGTGTAATAAGTCTCGAAAGCTTTGGTGTTTCAGGAATTCAACAGTTGGTGAGATCGAGAGTCAGCGGGAAGAGAAGTTCCAGATAGATCTGATGGTGTGGATCCTCCTTTTGTTAAAAGATGCAAGCTCTTTTATCTCCTTCTAGTTGATTCTTTGTCTCTGGAATTCTAAGCTATTTTTTACTTTGGTTTTAGGCTCTTCCTCCATCTAGATCATCACCAGAGAGGGATGATGAGATTGATTTTGGGGTTTCAGATCCTAAACCATTGCCCACAGATATGGAATTGGTGAGTCACCTAGCTTTCACCAGTTTCTTGGTATGATGTGTATCATAAATTAatggcttttttttcttttcctgtgCAGGAGATGAAGTCTACGGTTAAGGAAGATGATAAAAGAGTGAATATCGGAAATGAAGATGTGAATGTGGAAGCCGAGGATAATAAGAAGCCCAAACTGACTTCTGAAGAAACTGAATCGCATAATCCAGTTATAAAGAGTGAAAGGAATGCTCATCTAAAGCTTGATTTGGAGAAATCTGATAGAGATAGTGGCACAGGTAGTGTCGGTGCGAGCAAGTTCAAACACAATGTTCTAAAGCAGGAGCAACAGCAGCCCGATAAAGAGAAATCTGGTAAAGTTAATCCTTTTTTTTCCTGGGAAAATTTCTCCTCTCTTGTTTCTGATCTGGACTTCTGTTTTTGGCTTTCTACAGCACAATCTTGTGCTTTACCTTTGCCGATGTCATTGGCTAGCTGGCCTGGTGGAGTTCCTCCAATGGGGTATAGCTTGTTGATTTGATATTGGGTTTTGTGCTTTTTTGTCTTTAGTATATAAACCAGTGGTTTAGATGTTATAATGGGGggtaatgaatttttttcccttcctGAGCAGATACATGGCTCCTCTGCAAGGTGTTGTATCCATGGATGGGAGCGCTGTATCTTCAGCATCTATTCAGGCATGTCGATATGTTCTTAATGTTTTCAGGTCTTGGTTATGTAATTGTTTTGGGTTCTAGTTTACCTTGAACTTTTGGACTTTTGCAGCCTCCACATTCGCTGTTTACTCAACCAAGGCCAAAGAGATGTGCAACCCATTGCTACATTGCTCGGAATGTAAACTGTCACCAGCAATTCATGAAGATGAATCCTTTCTGGCCCACGGCACCTGGTTCAGCTTCACTCTATGGTCTGAAGGCAAATCTAAATGTTGTGCCTGCTTCGGAATTGAATGGGAACATTCCTGGGAGAGCGGTGAGTTCTGTACAAGACAAGGGGCAGACACTTGCAATTTTTCCTGGTCATGGTGGCAAAGATAAAAGTTCACAGGCTGCTACCAACATGGTGGATGCTGCACAGAGAAAGCAAATGCTGCTCCAGCAAGCTCTACCTCCTGGGGCACCCAGTAATATCCTGGTATGCTCTTGCCCGAGAAAACCTCATTTCACTTTTCTGttcatttgtttttaatgaAGTCCAGTGTTGTCTTAATTCCAAAATTATATCTGgacaaaaattttgatatttttctttttggtttatttctATTTCAGCATGGCCCTGCTTTTATTTTCCCATTGAGCCAGCAACAGGCTGCTGCTGCGACTGTTCGACCTGGGTCTGTGAAATCTCCTGGTGCTGGCAGCACAACTTTGAGCTCGTCTAATTCTGCCTCAGTGAGTGCCACCCCTGCTGGTGCAACTGCCGCCCCTGCAATGAGCTTCAACTATGTGAATATGCCTAGCAATGAAACCCAGTACTTGGCGATTCTGCAGAATAATGCATATCCGTTTCCGTTTCCTGCACATGTTGGGGCACCACCTGCATATCGAGGGAATCATGCGCAGCCTATGCCTTTTATTCCTGGATCTTTCTATTCTTCCCAGATGGTTCACCCAACACAGCTTCAGCAGCAGCAACAGCCACCTACACAGTTACAGCAAATCCAACAAGGTCATCAGAACACTAGCATGTCAATTGGTGCATCATCCTCCCAGAAGCATTTGCAGAACCTGCAGCAGAGGCCTCATGGAAGTAGTGCAGGTAGTGGCAGTGGAAACTTGCAAGGTTTTCCTGCCCCCAAAAACCAGTCGCCTCATCCCTTGCCACTACAGCAGCGGCAGCAACAACCAAGTCAGCATGCTTCTTATCAAGCCCGGCACCTTGAAGGTGAATTAAGTGGGAAAGATAGCCCATCAACTTCTGACAGCCGAGTATCTCGTgcaaatatgaatatttatggtCAGAATTTTGCCATGCCTTTACAACCTCCAGACTTCACCTTGATGACTGCTGCATCATTGGGTGGTTCTACCAGTTCTGGCTGTAACCATGGGGAAAAGAAACAACATATCCAACAGCAAGGTTCAAAGGCTGGAGTTGAGTCTCTTACATCTCAGTCATTTGCCATGTCGTTTGCCTCCATAAATGGTACTACTACTCCTGGCCTTGATATTTCCTCCTTTGGACGAGATCATGCAATTCTTCAAAGCCCTCCAGAGAGTACAAGGCAAGGCTATCAACAGATCATGGCAGCTGCTGTAGCTGCCCAAACAGCCcaacagaagaagaagaattatCATGCTTCCGAAGAAGGGAATCATGGAACTAATGATGCATCTAGTGTGGAAGAAGGGAGGAATGCCATGGCAGGAAAGAGTTCAGCTACTGCTGGGCAGTCCATTGCCTTCTCCAGGGCGGATCTGTCTGATTCATCTGTTTCCACTATTCCTGGCAGCAATGTTATTGATAGTTCTGCCCGTACAACTAATCCTGGCTCTGCTCCCAGAACTTCAGGTTCTTTTATGCCTGCTTCAATCGGTTGTGTAAATGCTCCTAGTGGTCAGCAGCAACTTCAGCGGAATCAACAGCAGATGCTTCAGCTTCAGAAGCCGCACCAATTTGGGGCTGCTTCTGCTTCTCGAAGCAAGGTGCAAGTAACAAGTAATGGAAATGCTTATTCTGATCACATTCCTTCATCTTCTATGGCTACAAAATTTCCAAATGCCCCGTCTCCTTTCCCTCAAAATCTTGTGCAAACCAGCAGCAGTCCAGCTCAATCTCCTCAATGGAAGAATTCTGTAAGGACAACTGGCTCTCAAGTTTCTTCTCCATCTCTATCTTCAACTTCATCAAgcctaaaaaatatttcccagcAACAAGCCCGGCCGCAGCAAAACCACACGGAGATTTCTTTCACAGCTAATCCTAACTCAACACAAAATCAACAGCCTCCTAGTAGCACCCCATCCCCCTCTACTCCGATGGTGGTTGGCTCTCCCACAACTTCAATCTCTAGAAGTGCTGGTGGTAGTCCCAGGACAACAGGTTCCACTTCAACTGGCAACAAAGGTTGTCAAGCATCTAGTTTATCATCTCAGCAGACCAAGAACTCTCCATCAGTGCCTAGTCAGATATCATCTCCCGTTGGTGGGAGGAGTGTGCCATCAGTCTTGGGAAACCCCCATTTAAGTTCGTCTTCAAGTATGGGGACGAAGCCCCAATCAGTGCTACAtcaacagcagcagcagcaaaAGCATGCACTACATCCGGCGCAACTGTTCTTCTCAAATGCTTACATTCAGGCCCAAGCTCAACACTCACCAACCACAACAGCTGCAAGTGGGTTCTTTCTTCAAAGACACCGTAATGAGCAACAGCAGGCACTGCCTCCAGGATCATCAACTTCAACGTCAGTGTTGTCATTGTGTTCTCCAGTTACTCCTGCTAACACTGGCACCACTGACCCTGCAAAAGCCGTAGTTGCTGCTGCTGGTAATATGAAAGGTGGTGGCATAGCATCACAGGGACTTGTACATGCTGCACAATTTGCAGCCACACAGACGTCTGGAAAGACATATCAGCTTGTTCCAGGTTTCCCATACGTTCATGCTGTTCCTGCTGCTGTTCAGGTGAAACCAGCAGAGCAAAAACAACCTGCCGGTGAGTAGAAATATGCGCTTTGTGCTTCGTATTGCTATCACCTTACAGGGAACAAGATACAGCACTGAGAAGAGATTTTGGCATTGCAGTTCCTTGTTGATTGTGCTTACCATATCATCCAAGACGCTCATAAACTTTCTTGACAAGGTTGATCATTGTCCAGtctaattaaattagaatgGTTAGATGGGCGAAAGATGGGAAACTAGGTTGTCAACAATGTTTTTGTAGGGCAAATGAAGATGGTGTAGGGGAATAGGGCTCCAGGAAAAGCAGGGAAGTGGAGCACCTACTTTTCCGTCTCGTGGCAGTAATGGAggttctttttcttatttaattttatttcctttttatctTTGAATTTGGGATTTTGAAATTTCCAGAATAGATTAGTAAAGAAATCTTTTGACATAATATATGCAACTGAAgggtgtatatgtatatgtatatgtgtttcACATGCACATTTAAGAGTAatcctcttcattttttctaTTCATCTATTTgccttcattttcattttgattattaTGCCTCTTTCCATAACATGTCTTGAATCGATTCCTGTTATTTTAGTAGCAGCAAGCAAATGTTTAAGAGAAGAGGGGTTTGATTGTTGTCTGGTGATAGAAGGGATATTATGACGATGGTGAAGTGGACAAAACTAGAGCCTGACTAAAACTTTTGAAGCTAAAGTTGTACGAGACAATCAAATACAATACAAACTCGTAGCTTACTGgtgttttatgtatataaacaAAGTAGGGTTTAACTAAACCatgaacaaaaaggaaaaactagggTTTAAACCTGCGGGCCGTTCATCAATCAACACCCTTTGTACATTGTGCTGTGCTGTCCAtttttctcataattttttCCTTAGCCAAATAGTGATTGAACCGCGCACTCTCTACCCTCGGTTCCCATCTGGCTTTTTATAGAAAAGTGGccctatataattttaaaaaattatgaaaataatttaattttaagattaattatgaggatgaattgatttttataagaCATGAATAGCGAGAACACCTTGAATTTTAACTCAGTCATCAGTCAATTATATAGTGAATGGttacctttaaaaaatatatttttttttggtatcaTCACTTTTTTAGGTAGCATTCGTATGTAATTTTTGAATTACCTATATTTTCACGAGTATTTCTAAagtggaaggaaaaaaaaataattttttattttggtgatAAATCCAAATGTGGTGGCACTAACGTCAGTAGTTTTTTTAGTGTCACCTTTTCATGTGGAGGcaccaaatttcaaaaaaaaaatatctttgATCAGAGCTTCAAATGTATGTAataccaatattttttttttactttttcggTGTCACCTCTTCATGTGGAGGcaccaaaatctataaataatttttttagtccTAGCTCCAAATGCGACGGCACtaggtaatttttttttctttttctttttctccttgtGCCAATTCCAAATGTGGCATGTGACCATTGGTGCAGGGCTTCTCCTTGAGAGTCCTCTTGCTCCAAACACTTTTAAGAAAGGTTTATAAAGCATCTTCTTCTAGTGCAAGGAAAAAAACAGTTCTCTTAACGGCATAACTAATTTTACTTGTGATTGCATAACCATCGTCAATAGGAACTCTTAACCACTTCACCACTACCCACTAGAAGCCTCATCTCCCTTATTGTTAACCAAGGTATTTCATTAGGGGTTGGAGCGAAAAACGATATTATGTTTTAGGAGTCGTTTATCTATAAGAGTGATAATACACTCTTCAAACGATAAATAAAATGTGTCACTTTGAACGTCACTGTATTGACGTGAACGCATACATACTTTAAAAGCTAGACAATTTCTCCGTAAAACACCACCATAGCAATAAATATTTTACCTTCCTTCAACATAACagatttatttctcttttttctttctttcaacataacaacaaaaacctaatttttttaaactttcacCTGTTAAATTTACGTTAGGGTTATACACAGTTAGTTGTGCCGCCAGGTAAACAGGTGgcacctaaaaaaaaaaaaacattggtTTTTGTGGCTCCTCATGAGGCaacaccaaaaaatttaaaaaaaaaatattagtgcCGGAACATTTAAATTTGACATCAGGaaaattacttttattgattttagtaCCTCTACATAAAGAAGCGacaccagaaaaaaaaaagttacttgTACCGccacttttctaaaaaaaacccTTCCCATCTCTTCAACAAACAACACAAAGTTGGTTGCTGAAAAGGCCACCTCTCTCTATCGTCAGTATCTGTactggataaaaatattaagcgagtatttaaaaattcattaaaactagTTTTCATGCCTTAataaatggaaattttaaattcacAGACGGGATTGAAAAtgtcacatttttatttttgtattgttattttaatttcattggtaatatctaaaaaatttacaaaaattattttatatattgataaataaaatttgattaatattttaatactatttgGAGGATATGTTTTCCTTTCCAAATTTACCCTTTCTCGCTTTTCTTCAAGGTTGGTGGGTCCGGAAAACTCGTTCCAGAATTGTATTCAAAGGTAAGACATGCATCTGTTCTCATCTTCACACGTGCTCTCATCCCTTTTTCAATTgtccttttttttaatcattttagacCTCtatgtataatataataataacttatataaaataaaagaaatacaataTTCCAGATGTAAGGGATAAAAACAAAGTAATCTCCCCTCCGTCCAACTTGCATAGATCCAAAAATGAAACTGGGGAGTTTTCAGTTTTCTCCAAATTTTGGTGTGGATGTTGATGTTGACCCCACCAATAATAGCATTTGTTCCCTTCTTTAATCCcccaaaaaatctaaaataaatactatGAACGTAAGATTTAGGTCTTTCATGATGTAGGGAGTGGGACCACTTAACTAAAGgacaaaagtaataaaaaaatcaagtgggtctatataagattaaattaacccctcatttttgtaaacataaaataagaACACCGAGAAACAGTAGTCCCATGCCGCCATACTATTTTGAAGAAGCGAAAAAGGTAAAACTAAGATATTTTATAAGTATCTTTGACATCTAAAAGGACTTGATAGTTTGCtgtcttaaaatttttccaagagTTAATATACGTAATGTCTTCTTTGAATTTgtttaaagtaattaatatttttagatttagttAGTGcttgaatttgtattttatcatttaggttactatttttatattaatactgTTAGTTTATGTTGATGTTGCAATCGATAGTTAATTCGTTGATGATAAGTGGTAATCTCTCAATATGTCATGcgattaatataaatttaaaaattaaaaattaaaaaatataaactaataaataaagtataaaattttcagaacaaaagtttatatttttcactagtttatttattttaaaaatttttaatttatacttgTTACATGATATAATGAGAAGCTACTATGTACTACTACCGATTGACTATTAAAGTCACGTTAACACAAAATAATTATGTTAGTGCGTACATATCAATTTGGATGATAAAATACAAATTCAGATACtaactaagtaaaaataactcaaacattaactaaatatttttaaacaaattcaaaaagcATACTACATATTAAtcttttttaataatgtaaacataaatatgtatgtgttatttaattgttgaaatttatgagtatgaAATGCATATTAAATATTCACATCATTCGTACTTAAAAATATCTTTGTCTATTACATTATTTTCATagttattaaatgtttatttttatttggtatgaaattttgtttaaattttaaacatgaacgaaatttttattaagataGAATAAATCCTATCACTTTTATATggtttattatataaaatatttgttgaaaataattcaataattaattaagtttttaatcgaaaataacattcaattgacctcttaattaaatttaaataattaattaagcccTCAAATCAATATTCTTTTATAGAAGCcctttaatgtaatttgttttgCCATGTGGCACGCTAAGGTGGTGCCACATGgtgaaatataataatttttcttaatttttaaaaaatcataaaaaacctaaaatttattttttaataaaaatattaaaaatcatttaaaaatatttttctttttattttaactatcgttccttttttttcctttattttcttctttccattttccattttcccgttattttttttctctttttctttatttttttaatcttcaaaaagCAAAACTTTAATCAACCAAGgcatgttttttttctttatgtttcaAATCAAGATTCTACTTTTCCAAACCTAATTCGAAGCCCGTCGAATGGTTCATTGAAGAGACTCAAGATAAGTTTGGATGGGCAGTGCGTTTACAAGccattagtgtaaaaataacggtgACAGttagattagatactatagcgacactgtagcgtgagacaaaaagtaaactaaacgcaccgcaccgcacaacagcagagaaaaaaaaaaggcttctGCCGACCGTAAAGAGGAGTGGAGTTCTACAGCAATGGAGATTTTTATGAAGGTGGATTTCACAAGGGCAAGTGTAATGGGAGTGGGGTTTATAACTATTTTGTGAATGGGAGATATGAAGGGGAATGGGTTGAAGGGAGATATGAGGGGTAAGGAGTAGAGAGTTGGAGCAGAGGGAGTAGATATAGGGGGAAATATAGACAGGGTTTATGGCATGGATTTGGGGTTTATAGGTTTTATACAGGGGATTCCTATGCTTTTGAGTGGTGTGATGGGCAAAGTCATGGTGTTGGTGTTCAAACTTGTGCTGATTGGGAGTTCCAAGTCCGGGGTTAAACATGGACTTAGTTACTACTATTTCAGGTATGAAAATAACTTCTTGGCTCTTCCTTTTCCAAGTTTGAATTAAAAGGCGGACTTTGGGTTTAATTTCTTGAATTCatgttcatttcttttttccttttaaagcTTTACCATGGAATCTTTGATTGATTAAGAAAATCGTATTGTGGTCTTATATtccataaatgttttgatttttgttgATCTCCAGGAAAACCCATAAATTAGTGAGATTTACTGTTTGATTATTGAAGTTATAatcctatattttaatttaaaaaaataaaattaaaaagggaaaaaggaaattggaaagaaaaaaataaaggaaaaagaggaagatagttaaaaaaaaaaggagaagagaaaatactttttaaatgacttttctattattttaatatttattataacttttaaaaattaaaatttttaaaagtttagattttttaaaaaaaattaagtaaaattatcaGAATTTATCACGTGGCACAATCTTGGCGTGCTATGTGGCGAAGTTAACGATGTTAAAGTGCTTCCATAAAAAGTGCCGATGTGAGGGTTTAATTGTTGcttaaatttggttaagaacTTAATTGAGTACTATTTTTGATTCATGgctcaattaattattaaattatttttaaggattttttaatatataataagccTTTTTATATTATATCTATTTAGTTGTTTGTGTATAAAATAAGTAGAGGTTAATTTCATTACATACTTTTAAATGATcgttcaaaatttaaatt
This genomic window from Gossypium raimondii isolate GPD5lz chromosome 10, ASM2569854v1, whole genome shotgun sequence contains:
- the LOC105776238 gene encoding protein TIME FOR COFFEE isoform X3, which gives rise to MITLPSPAPASPSSSNATMREKMANGLKQRPPKSSSKSSSSAQEEIEMEIAEVLYGLMRQPQVPLKQDTNGNDSVKFDSREVNKHNLDSKSRVSSPISYSPSTLPQPSSNLPSNSNSSATTMSAIAPKRKRPRPVKYEDETTAVAPPPMFSVSNNSISSTTTKVEIDQPAKIEATSPSFENNSGSLAENYGTSLMNSSQAGPASAELVQAEPKKEEKSNLVPDSKPLTEESESRDVGICKKEESQSPMKETLPSPANNPSIAGPRLDDERETVTKANSTVGEIESQREEKFQIDLMALPPSRSSPERDDEIDFGVSDPKPLPTDMELEMKSTVKEDDKRVNIGNEDVNVEAEDNKKPKLTSEETESHNPVIKSERNAHLKLDLEKSDRDSGTGSVGASKFKHNVLKQEQQQPDKEKSAQSCALPLPMSLASWPGGVPPMGYMAPLQGVVSMDGSAVSSASIQPPHSLFTQPRPKRCATHCYIARNVNCHQQFMKMNPFWPTAPGSASLYGLKANLNVVPASELNGNIPGRAVSSVQDKGQTLAIFPGHGGKDKSSQAATNMVDAAQRKQMLLQQALPPGAPSNILHGPAFIFPLSQQQAAAATVRPGSVKSPGAGSTTLSSSNSASVSATPAGATAAPAMSFNYVNMPSNETQYLAILQNNAYPFPFPAHVGAPPAYRGNHAQPMPFIPGSFYSSQMVHPTQLQQQQQPPTQLQQIQQGHQNTSMSIGASSSQKHLQNLQQRPHGSSAGSGSGNLQGFPAPKNQSPHPLPLQQRQQQPSQHASYQARHLEGELSGKDSPSTSDSRVSRANMNIYGQNFAMPLQPPDFTLMTAASLGGSTSSGCNHGEKKQHIQQQGSKAGVESLTSQSFAMSFASINGTTTPGLDISSFGRDHAILQSPPESTRQGYQQIMAAAVAAQTAQQKKKNYHASEEGNHGTNDASSVEEGRNAMAGKSSATAGQSIAFSRADLSDSSVSTIPGSNVIDSSARTTNPGSAPRTSGSFMPASIGCVNAPSGQQQLQRNQQQMLQLQKPHQFGAASASRSKVQVTSNGNAYSDHIPSSSMATKFPNAPSPFPQNLVQTSSSPAQSPQWKNSVRTTGSQVSSPSLSSTSSSLKNISQQQARPQQNHTEISFTANPNSTQNQQPPSSTPSPSTPMVVGSPTTSISRSAGGSPRTTGSTSTGNKGCQASSLSSQQTKNSPSVPSQISSPVGGRSVPSVLGNPHLSSSSSMGTKPQSVLHQQQQQQKHALHPAQLFFSNAYIQAQAQHSPTTTAASGFFLQRHRNEQQQALPPGSSTSTSVLSLCSPVTPANTGTTDPAKAVVAAAGNMKGGGIASQGLVHAAQFAATQTSGKTYQLVPGFPYVHAVPAAVQVKPAEQKQPAVPC